GCTGTATTATCAAGCTAAGCAGTGGATGCGGCGCAGAGACGTCACCGCATTCGAGTTCAGTGACTTTTTGTATTCTCCTCATCAATTCCATGCAGATCGGCATCTTTTTGCCGAGTTTCAGCACGAAACAGGCGGGCAACATGGAGGAATTTGTACTAGTCAGCGGAGCATATGAAGGtgtgctaaaaaaaaaaaaataggagaCATTAAGTACACAAACTTAATTGCAaccaaatagaaaaaaattatacaataaaaaaataagaatttaaaaataaatactgaaAGTAATAAACAcgactttttaaaatacattattatataaatataaaaaattcaaaataaagttttaaagaaataaagaaagaaatttcgtCTAACATACCTCTTTCCCGTAGGACTCCTATTTACAGTTATAATATTGGACGTGGGCAGCTTGTGACCCGTTGAGCCTTCCATACAAACGGTTACCGAATAGCCAATCTTCCGTTTAATAATGGTGTCGGGATTCAAGATATCGTAAGTTCGATTTTCCTCATCTATCAAATCGTATGGCGAgacaaaatatgttaatttcattggATGACCGCCTCTTCTTCTTTCCAGAATTCCTACACCATAACATAGAGATAAAATACTTGTGcttataagtaaataattataaagaaattgatatataaaaaaataattaccaaCAGGACTCTTGTGAACTAAATTGAATGGTTCTTTCATAAATGTTTGCAGTTGTGCGAGAACACCCAAGTCAACTTCGAGTGATTGCAGGGCGCAGAATGCTTTGCATTTGACTTTCTTATCAGCGTTTAACTGATAAATCGATGCGAATCCTTCCAGCTGCGTGGTGAAATCAATAAAGTCTCCGCGCGACAGGGCCGATGCAAGCGCTTCACAGCTcttttacaaaacaaaagtAATAAGAATAGGAAGAcagaacaagaaaaaaataataataatattcattatgttTACTTGTTGCTCATTTTTTCCCTCATGATGGATTTTAACATCTCTGACAAGCCCTGACGGCTCTAATAGCACTTCCAAGAAGAACATATCAGAGGATATGAATATTTCTGTGCCAGACATCATAAACTTTAATCTGTGTAACaagataagagaaaaattagatttattttataaaatatgaattactaatcaataaattaatattacattatatttacataacagAAGTGAATTTAATTTAGTGTAATAAATTagactttatttaattacaacttgtattaataaacactaaataaatacaatacagaataaattcagaaaagtcactgataaaaaatcataaaaaagaaaagcataTTTAAAACTGCAAccacaaattttcaaaatgtaagCAAAAACTCACCCTAACTGTCTCGCTAAGCTTTCCAGACGTTCTACCATGGATTGGAAAGAAGTAACTTTGATGGAATGCTGTAGAGTGTCCAAACATTTCTGCAACTGATTCTTCTCTATGCTGTCAATTGCAAATCGCTTGTCCTATGTTTATGGGAAACAAAAAATCATATTCACACCTTGCGTCCAActgtaaaatgataaaataagcaaaaatCACTCACCAACATGGCCATACGCATGGTTTTGGCAGTTTCCACCAAAGGCTTGAACGTGGAAGCCTTAGAGCGCAATTTTTCCATCAGTAGCTCCATTTGCCATTCCTTACCCTTGTCAGAGGATGGTCCTCCTCCAGTAGAAGATGACCCCACTGTAAAAAAAGCTTCTTGTATAGATTACTGTCGATACTAGATGCACTGTTTCACTGTAAATTGTTCtgaccattttttaatttaaaaaatccattaaaaaaacaaagaaatgtagttataaaataaaaatgtattacaaaaatacaaaagtgcAATTATGTtccaaataaattcttttacaaaatgcaacattaataaataattaactaatttgaaacatttcagTGAATCTAtgtttttactaattttaataaaattttgtaaatttattgtgtaaaataaaagtgtatAATTAAAACCCTCACTtgatactttataaaaaaagcaatgtatcattaatgtgttttaaaattagacaatataattgaataagtTATACAAGCATGCAAATgtcgtaatttatttatctattaaataattttaaatatattagtttctataaaaatatttaaaagttttttcgcCGTTCTTCTGTTTGCAGTTCTAAGCATCAGGTTATGTTACGATTAGATTAGGTTAGAATGATTCCAGAGGTAATGGACGAACGCTGATATTACCGACCATATCGTCTTCGACAGAACATGgcttcataaattttcattacacacaataaaaaaattaataaattatttaacacaatgtGTGACAAACAATACAATGTTtaatgcattaataataaaactacgATTAATACAAGTAATTGATTTAACCTAATCTAATTCACTACCAGTATCCATTGCTCTCTTCTAATATCTAGCAAcggttttaattatttacgtatTTCGCTTGccgatatatataatattactaaatattatcCATATTGACAAGAAAACAGAATGTTTTGTGGTAAAGTATTTATCCATAATTCGATCAGACGATTATATCTCCAAATGGTTACAAGAATTGAATCGAGAGACTACGCCCGagattaaagtaaaaaaagatcCTCACCATGGGGTTTCTGCCCGTTGGTTGCATCCATGTGCCGCGCTTCGTGATTGACACGGATGTCGCGGACCTGACGCGAAGTCGCGCTCCTCTTTTGCACACTCACTATcgcggcgtcgcgacgctaCACGACGTTTTCCCCATCATGGCGAGATATAACGATGACGAAGATCGGCGGGAAACAGCGTGATCACGGTACGCAGATCTCGAGTTATGGCTGGCTTGTTTTCGCGGCACGCCTCACCTTTACGTTACGCCTGCTTTTCATTTTCATGCGACTGCTCCGACACTATTCATGAAATTCTTTTTCGTAAGCTAACCTAACCTATCCTATTCGTTTATCGCGCGTGCCAACAGATGTCACGAATCACCTTTCTTCTGCAGATTTCTTTCTTATCAATAACTTATAAAGTAATTCCAGGCGCGAATTTGTTGTgcgtaaaatacaaaaatgtaaaaaagtgactttttttttattaaaaaaatcttttaaaattatctacaTTTCGATCCTATAAATAGTATTAAAGAGTTTGATTCATAAAATGTCTTTTTGATCCACATTTTGACTGTTCTATTAAGAGGCAGAATTCTATATACATTTCACATGGCAAAAATGTATATGCATTTCTTCTCTTATGATTTTCTCTCGTTAAAAAGCATATAGAAAACTGAAAATTACGATGTGCTGTGTTTTAGATCTCTCATTACACATTAGTATCTGTATTTTACATAGTAAAATTACgtacaaaaataatctcaGTGTAtagaatacttttttatatacacttaATTAATTGCACAAGTGCAATACCAGACTTAAATCgctatgataatataaaaagaatcagACGGCGCGAATATCACACGCTGACATCGCATTCACtttgtcattaataataatagagacAAACGCGACGCAGCTTAAAGTCatggataaaattaattacctgTGCTTATTTAACGAGTGACAGTATTCTATTTCGGTATTTGTACTGTGGTGTATCGCTCTTAATCATATCGTTTCCGTGTCACACAAATTATTCCCCTGCTTTAATTGTGCCCCGATGCAAGCGAACAGCGATTTTCATCAAAGAATGACATCCAATTGGAAACGTAACGGGCggaaggggggaggggataagattaattatattgcttAGTTCCTTGAACTTATTACACAAAAAAGAATTCCTTAAAATTCCTAAAACACAAACAAGAAATACATTTGAGCAAGATTAAAACTGAGCTGTCATTTGATTCTCAATTCCGAAACGTACCAAAtcgaaattattcaaaattattctataaaaatactcgataaaaatgaatttctcATTGAATTCTTATGAAATTCATAAGAAAGAATCGAAAAGTCGttcgttataaatttttggtGTTTGGGTGGAAAGAGATACGTTTGTTCCAGAGTTTTGGAACCGGCGAGAGCACCTGCTCTAGGAACAAGTGTCTCTTCTCCTTCAAATTAAAACGCACATTGCACATAGACCTATCATACTTATCGTCTCTTTCGATCGTCCAAGCACGTCTGTCGTTATTATCACTGTTATCATACCTCATATTGCTGATCCGCCTATTGTTACTCGGCAAAATCGGCGCCAAGTTCTCTTTGTCCGGTGATTTCTTCGATATCGCGGGTGGATTACTTCTCTTGGTGATCTCCGTTTCGACTGCTTTCGCATCGACGAGCTTGGTTTGGCTCGAGTTCTCACCGTTCTCAACGGATACCAGGGGACTCATCTCCACGTAAAGGTCGCTCTCGTTCACGTCAAAGTCGTCCTTGCGATCCGCGAACGTGATCTGCCTTGCGAGTTTGCTCGCTCTACTGCCGAGGATCGGCGAGTCCGACAGAATGGCCTCTATTAGCGGCGTCTTCTTAATAGATTCTATCGCGCAACACCGCACAACCTCCCGGATCGCGTCTATCTCGCGCTTCTCGGCGTCCTGCGCGGTCAAACCAGCCGGACTGGTCGTCGCAGAGGCGTTTCTAAGATCGTTGTCAAACAGAACTTTGGCAAAATGCGCTCGTGCCATCAAGTTCTTCGGATTCAGGTCTTCCCATTGAGCCCCGGTAGTGTGATAGACGTGTCGCGGTGAATTTTCCGCTGTGTACCGCCTAATCTGATCAATTGTACTCACCAGGGTGCTCGCGGAGTTGCGTAGTGGCTCCATTCCGCGCTGAAACTCGTCCGACGATCCTGAATCGTCGCGCTCCTCCAGTATCGTGTCCAACGCAAGCATGCCGCCTCGGTCGTCGATCACCACCGGCTTGGCAACGAACAAATTGGCGTTCCGATCGTCCACAGTGGACGCAGAGAACGAATCGTCGCTGTAGGACACTTTAGCATCCTTAGATTCCACCAAATCGTAAGTCAAAGCATCCGCGTAATCATCCTGTTCTTTCAACGCTCCGCGCGAAATTATGCCGTCGGAATATTCCGAGCTGTACGTCGTGCCAGTTGTGCTTGTTAAAGTGTCGCGTCGCCGATCGCGCACCACGCTGTCGTCATGAATATACGTCTCGATGTCCGTGTAGCCCTTCCAACTGCGGATACACCACGGCGGCCGAGCAATTCCCAGCGGACACACGTTCTCATAATCGTGAATCGACGTCACGCAGCTCATCGTCTCGTCCCGCTGCTGCtgtaaaatcgaaaaataatgttaaaaatacaatattagaTGAGAAagtttcttcattattttttaataaaaataaaaagaaaaaattcgaAGGTAAAAATCTAACGTAATCCATTATAACACAtcgcaatataataaataaaaaataacataataataagcaaaaagtaataaattaatttaaagtaaagaaagaaaaacgagtgaaaactaataaatttaaacaacatTTGTAAATCTGCTGCTACAAGTCATCTGACACCTTCTCTATGTCGAAAATTCTGCCACTCTCTAGCGACGTTGGGGTTGTCAGCTTTCCTCTATTCTTGATAATGTCCAGCACATCGATCACTTTACCGCAAGTGTCCAACGAGAGTGAGTTGTTCCATTCACCGTGATCGAGATTGCCGAGCCGGTCCAGGTCGATGTTCAGTATGTCCGGTGCGTACCAATCCAATTGCGGCGTGATATCATGTTCGTAAATGCCGCGACGTTTCCGGGATGAATCAATATCGGCTAAGCCGGGATACGGGCAACTCAGTGGCGCACTGCCGACGAGCGCGTTGTCCAAATTGTCTTTCAGCAACACCTCATCCTTATGTTTACCAGCACCGACGCGACTGTGCGGCCTCTCACACTCGGTGGAGATGCGCACGCTGCTGCTCGCGTTTGATTTGTTCTCCAAGCTGTAGTTGCGATTGATAATACCTTCCTCAGTGCAATCAGACATTTGCGCGATATTCCTGAGCAGGGATTGCTTATCAGTGGCCATCTTTTCAATCCTCGGCGAGATGTCGATAGAGTGGTGCAGCGACGCAAGAGAGCCGCGATGGAATAGCTTGAATGATCTAGGAGTGTCAACTTTTGCCGAATGCTCATTAACATTCCGCGAGGCTCTCGCTGCCATTCTCGACGGATGATACTCGCCGTAGTATAGCAGCATGCTCATCAGACCAATAAACATACTGCTGCATATCAAACTCGCTATCGTGACCATCACAGTATCCGCGATCGTGCCTTGGAAACGCAGCGCGTACATGGTCAAAAAGATCAGATTCTGCACGATGAACACCGAGTAAAAAACAAACACGCGGTAACGCGACTTGCCCTCGCACAAGTTGAAGAAGTCAAAGCAGTATATCAGTCCGATGATGCAGTTGTAGATGCGCTCCTCCCACACGGTCGGGCAAAATTCAGTCTTCTGCAGAATCACCCAAATCGTCATGAATAACCAATGCAAACCTggagaacaatttttttttttttaattagaagaaGCAGTggtgcaatttttcaatttctttaatttcaagaCGTTTATTAGACACAAAAATTTAACggtttcttatttataataatattgctggAGCGTAGCTCACCTAGGAACAAAAAGAACCAAGCTTTCAAAAAAACAGCCGCCAACACCAAGACTCCGATTCTGGAAAGCAGCATACCACCGCGCCAAAAAGTCTGAAGAGCGAGTGCGATCCAGGTCGCGTTGTTGCGTTCGCGATTGATATTGTGCATTGCCCTCATATATGTACTCACAGCCCATGTCAGAGAACAAAAAGAAGCTACGGCGGAAAGACCtgcgcaaaaaaatttcatatatataaaaaaaatatcaattaatattttaataatattaaatctgtAGAGCGTGTCAGAAAAAcacacaatattatattgtaaataacataataaatttatcataattcaCAAAATTAGTCAAAAAATTAGTGTTGAAAGGAAATATGATTGTTCTAGGTGCGCCTTGTGTGCTACATACTTGCattaatcagaaaaattttattaatttatgatatatttacatttttaattgataaaactaatttgattaaattttaatctaatttgatCTAgtcgaattttatatttgttttgtctAACAATAAGCAATAATGGTACGTATCTTCAATATTGCAAGAGAAACTTTAAAAACGTATAAGCATTCCTTTgggaatatatataaatgtataaattattattattattattatcattattactaaatactgtcattaaattaagatgtaattaaatcaaaaagaATACGAGAAGATAAATAGAGCCGATGTACTATATTTTTTCGCGGCTATTGTTCGCAACGAACTGCTGCTTTCTTTTcgaatattctatttttgaaTACGCTTCGACATTTCGTTTCGCTTCGCGCTTCGTcgctttatatttaaaaccaAAGAGGACGCGAGTCCCTCGCCTCGTGAAGTATCGTTGCATCCTACGGATGCGCATTGTTCCAGTAAAACAGATAAACTTGTTGGTGATATTCCTTTCTTTCTGTTATCTACGGGAGCGGAAACTGACGAAGGATGTGAAATAACAGCGTTGCTTGTAGCATGTTTACGgatcttcatatttttttctccaagCACAGTGATACAGCAGTGTAACGTGTTGCAGTAGTATTCCTCAACGGTTCCTCACTGTAGCTTTGACTTTATGAGCAAATCACATGTAACGCGATAATTGTTGAAATATGACACAAACGTTACATAAAAAACTGAAGATCGACACATTAACACCGAGCGGCAGTGAAAGCTTAACGGTTTATCCACGATTATTGAAAGCCGGTTCTTATCACACCACGAAAaagctttttttattgatgCAGGTATGTATGTAGTGCATATGGTGttctaaaataatcatttttttcaatcgcgGCTTTCTCGACTAATTcttaaagtttttttcttttccttttatatattttcgattttctACGTTAAAcatcttaataattaataatctctgAATTGCAAGACTttcttatattgtattatagtatatagtttatatatatatatatatatatatatataaaattaatggagaaaaaatatatccgcgagttgcaaaaagaaaatattcgatCAATTGCAGAGACAAGTGACAGTGTTACAATCGGTCGCGGTATTAACAACGATCTGCATCGTGGCATTGTTAATGCTGGCGAATTTAGCGCAAACTTCGCATACGGAGACAAACATAGCGCCGGTCGCATCACCGAAATATGCGTCCGTCGTGTCTGAAATAATACCGCGGGCAATAATGCCGCGGGCAATAATGCCGCGAGATCAGATGGAAGATGTTAGGAGAGAATTGGACAGCAGAAGGCAGCAAGTGATGCACGTATGCGAGACAATCGGCGAGAAGACATCGTACTTGAACGCCGCGCTAACAAATATGATTATCAGCACGTAAGctaaaaatgctaaaaagtttattttttactcgttaaaatcatttgtaaaaaaattttttactagctattttctcttaataattaagtaaaatttctatcttaatcgtcaaataaaatttccatctctcaaaaactaataaatatcCGAAGGGAGTACAACGTATCGTGGTGTCCCATATACAAGGCGGCGAGTTCCACATGGATGAATTACTTTGCCGCACTAAAGGGTAGTCCGACAGACGATATTATGGATTTAGTGCGTCACAATCTTTTGCAAATTAGCGATATCGTAAGACAGAAATTTCCTCACGATGCGGATTTTAACAAAACCTATGAGGTgagaattgttttattaactCTTCATAAAACTGCAACTCATTAATCAATTATACgtcatacaaaatataataaaagtgttaaaatataaattaatttttaatctttttgtttcttaaGTTTCTATAAAGAGTTAAACAAGCAAAGCAAACGCATACTTAAATAACGAAgctataaattttcagaaaataagcAGAACGAAGAAGTTCCTAATTGTACGACATCCGCTGGAGCGTTTGTTGTCCGCGTACAGAGACAAGTTGGAGCACATACAGGACcgcgaatattattacaaacgcTTTGGCCGACGAATCGCACTCATGTATCGCAAACCCGGCAATGTGATGACGAAATTAGAACCGTCGTTTACAGAGTTTCTGCGATTTATCGTCAATGAAAAATACTTCGACGAACATTGGGCGCCGTATTATCGCACTTGCGATCCATGCATGCTTCGTTACGACTACATCTTAAAGTTTGAAACGTTAGACAGAGATCAGAATTTTTTCATACAAGATACAAATCTAAATGAACATCTGTATGACAGAAACTACCCACAGAACACCAATCCTCATGGCGCAACCACCAGGGAAACACTGAACaagtatattaaagaaataccGCAATTGCTTCTTGAtgagatttataaaatctatgaatacgattataaattatttaactattccTTTACCTAATGTTATCTGTTtcagttatatatattgtatataggcagcttataattatgtaaataaatctgaaatattataaatctataaataattgtgtttCAAATGTGAAAGATAACaacattctattttaaatttttggaaaaaattttccaaaaatatatgtaaacatATAGATAAGCATATAGTTTTTAATAACgtgcttaatatttttaataatcttttaacaaTCTGTCCTaagatagataaaataagataatgtttaaaagcattaaaataatgaaacactTACTCGTCCAAAGTGGAGCATGATGTAACATCGCGATAACATACAGTTGCAATATCAACTGTGGAGCAGCTCCCATAAAGGATTGGAACAAATGTAACATACATATGTCGCTTTCTTGCCGGTACACCCAATTTCTGTCTCTGCTAAAGCTCGGCTTATTTCTTAAAGAACACATTGCAGCATAAAACAAGGTCAAGTACCTGGAAAAAAGTTaacattaacaaataattcattatatcatctttattataatataattatatgcattGCATATTTACTTACAAGACTACTGGCAAATTTAACTCTAAATAgattgtgcaaaaataaatattaaatacctGTGCAAAAAGCCGAGAAGTAAGAAATGTGATAACCAATGAACAGTCTGCAAGGAACCATCACTACGATGCCATCTCAAACTAAATAGTTGAGTAACACAAGCGGGTAAGATGATGAAAACCATTGTAAAGCATCCCCATGATGAGTGGCCTTGCAAAAGGTATTCCACACATACAATGCTGTCTGTGTGTacgaaaaatatcttacaaaatgttcaatttacaaaaataaaagcttttcCCAGTAATACAAACATCTATAACTGCATGCTTTGAACAAACTTCATTACCATATACATAACAATATGTCAAACATTTAGGACAAAACAAAATGATACATATCATCGGCActggtaaaaaatattgtaactgCATTTctagttataattatttaccaaTGCTATTCTGGCTGAGTTCCACTTGGTGATCGCAACGCTCGCGAACattatctatctttctttaactttcgatgaaaaacaaagataaaataattccacaAGCGTTGCGATCGCCAAGTGGAACGTACCTTCTAtcatttttcttacaatatataaaaaaatattacataaaacaaTCATCTCTATTGGTCCTATatctattcaatattataagaaatatatataattttattatcacacacacacacacatacacacaaaataacatttttaaaaaagaattaataattctcttgaaaatttatagttttgcaattacaatattttttattagtgacATCAATATAAACAATTGTCTCAACTGAAGTGTACAGAGTGTGCTAAAATTGGCGACTTTAATTTTACCGTCAAACTTTATCAATTGCAATCAATTCCTTTTTAGATTTGTTAtccatttaataaatgtttgctGATGAAAAGATTGCTTCCATCTCATCCGTATTTCGAGAAttgttaacattataaaatatacctgTTAAAGAATCATTTTCGAGATTGAAGTCGCAAATCATGAGACACCCAGTACGCGCATATTATGTGTGATATATTCTTTGTTCACCTGTTGCTAGGTCCACGAAAAAGAAACTGACTGAAAATGCATAGTGCAGTAAATCAATGGCGCGAAATTGATAGCACTCGGTCTGCCGGCATGACGTCGCCGTTGCATGTGACTCGTCCGCCTTCTCTGCCGAATCATCACCGCGTGAAATGTTGACGCGCTTCGCCGGATTTAACTCCGTCGTCGCCATCTTCCCGCATCCTCGCCCGGCGACGCCGGCCCGCTCGCACTGGCACTTAAATTTGTGGTTAGAAGTTGCAGCATTCAGGCTTGCTAACTTGACAACTCATctcaactttattttttatggtaGATTCACATTGCATTCGATCTTCAATTGAATGGATTTAAATCAATCTGAAAACGATTAAACGCAATTTATTGTAAACTCatgattgaaatatttttcttttattaggATGACTATTTCAAGCgtcgattaactttaatcAATGGTCAAAATTTGTCAACAGAATTGCTAACaggaagaataaaatattgtcatcaaagaagaaaaaaattttaaacttttctttGACGACGATATTTCATTCATGCTGGCAATTTTGTCGAAAGGTTAACCATTGATTACAGTTAATCAACACTGGAAATAGTCactcttatttattaaaatattaaatgattaacaAATTGTTGAAAGATAAATCTTATGTATTTGTTCCTCAATTTACTTTTTCAGTTACAAAACTTCAATTGAAcacaatataacaataaaacaatatactcACATGTCGAGCGTACGTAGCATAGCAGTATCCTTCGTTCAAGTTGACAGACCTGTTTGACAGGAATGTAGCGTGAACCAAGGAGCCCGGAGTATTCGGCACCCCGACGACGTTGCGCCCGCAGAGTGCGATTTGATCTGAAGACTCGAGAACCCTGGTGTGCGAGGGCCTAAAGGGCCGCAAGGCCTCGTGAATACATAAATCCACGAGGCC
The window above is part of the Linepithema humile isolate Giens D197 chromosome 8, Lhum_UNIL_v1.0, whole genome shotgun sequence genome. Proteins encoded here:
- the LOC105672371 gene encoding carbohydrate sulfotransferase 14-like isoform X1 encodes the protein MTQTLHKKLKIDTLTPSGSESLTVYPRLLKAGSYHTTKKLFLLMQRQVTVLQSVAVLTTICIVALLMLANLAQTSHTETNIAPVASPKYASVVSEIIPRAIMPRAIMPRDQMEDVRRELDSRRQQVMHVCETIGEKTSYLNAALTNMIISTEYNVSWCPIYKAASSTWMNYFAALKGSPTDDIMDLVRHNLLQISDIVRQKFPHDADFNKTYEKISRTKKFLIVRHPLERLLSAYRDKLEHIQDREYYYKRFGRRIALMYRKPGNVMTKLEPSFTEFLRFIVNEKYFDEHWAPYYRTCDPCMLRYDYILKFETLDRDQNFFIQDTNLNEHLYDRNYPQNTNPHGATTRETLNKYIKEIPQLLLDEIYKIYEYDYKLFNYSFT
- the LOC105672371 gene encoding carbohydrate sulfotransferase 14-like isoform X2 encodes the protein MLANLAQTSHTETNIAPVASPKYASVVSEIIPRAIMPRAIMPRDQMEDVRRELDSRRQQVMHVCETIGEKTSYLNAALTNMIISTEYNVSWCPIYKAASSTWMNYFAALKGSPTDDIMDLVRHNLLQISDIVRQKFPHDADFNKTYEKISRTKKFLIVRHPLERLLSAYRDKLEHIQDREYYYKRFGRRIALMYRKPGNVMTKLEPSFTEFLRFIVNEKYFDEHWAPYYRTCDPCMLRYDYILKFETLDRDQNFFIQDTNLNEHLYDRNYPQNTNPHGATTRETLNKYIKEIPQLLLDEIYKIYEYDYKLFNYSFT